GAGATACCAATCTGTCGCAGAAGTTGCCAAAGAGTTGCGACGATTCAAGCGCGAGTCTTCCCGTTCGCGCGTCAGCCGCGTCAGTGTTGCGAGGCCGATCTACAAATCGGATAACGCCGCATCTGCAAGCGCAGAGATGAAGCCGAAGATCCGGATTACACGTCGTGAATTCGCGGCTTGGATTCTCGCAGGAGTACTGCTCGTCAGCAGCGTCGTGGTTGCTTATTTCTCTCTACGCGAAAGCGAAGTGTTCGTAACCCGCTCCTCCATCCTCCCTCCGGAGAAAACAACATTTAACGCTGACCTTGGGGGCCACATTGCGTTATCACCGAACGGCAAGTTGCTCGCCTTCGTTGGACAAGACTCTGCCCGCAAATCGAATGTCTGGGTTCGTCCGCTGAATGCGCTTTCGGGCCAGATGCTCAGCGGCACAGAAGGGGCACAATATCCTTTTTGGTCGCCGGACAGCCGCTTCATCGGATTCTTTGCGGGAGGAAAGCTGAGAAAAATCGAGGCGTCCGGCGGACCACCTCAGACGATTTGCGAGGCTTCCGACGCCCGGGGAGGGACATGGAATCGCGATGGCGTCGTGGTCTTCACGGCGGCCGGGAATACTCCTTTATCACGCGTGTCTGCAGCAGGAGGATCGCCAACAGTTCTTACCAAGTTTGATAGTTCGCGACAGGAAATAAGTCATCGTTGGCCATGGTTTCTGCCCGATGGCAAGCATTTCTTGTTTGGTGTCCAGACAACGCAGACGGGAGCAGCTGAAGGGGATCTTATTTGTGTCGGTTCGCTTGACGGCACAGAGAACAATACCCTGCTTCATGCCAGTTCGAACATGGCGTATGCGGCGGGCCATGTGCTCTTCCTTCGTGAACAATCCCTTATGGCGCAGCCGTTCGACGTGAAGAGTCTCTCATTCACCGGCGATGCGTTTCCCGTTGCCGAGCAGGTTCAATTTTTCGCGAATCGCAACAAGGCAATCTTCACTGTCTCGGACAATGGAGTTCTTGCGTTCCAAACCGGCGGTATCTCCGGAAGCTCGCAGCTCATCTGGTATGATCGTACAGGCAAGGAACTCGAAAGAGTTGATAAGCCGGGGAATTTCGGCAATTTCAGGCTTTCGCCGGATGCAAAGAACCTTGCAGTTGACGTTTCTGACACCAAGTCCCGGAATGTGGATCTTTGGGTCTATGATCTTGCCCGGAAGGTTTCTACACGATTCACATTCGACCCTGCTGTGGAGGCCTATCCCGTTTGGTCGCCTGATGGGAACCGTATCGTGTTTAACTCGAATAGAAAGTCCCTTTTCAATCTTTATCAGCGTGCCTCGAGCGGCGCAGGAAGCGAAGAGTTGTTGTTGGAGTCAGACCATACTAAGATCCCGACTGATTGGTCTGCGGATGGTCGGTTCCTGCTGTATTTTACGTTCGGAGATCAAAAAACAGGAACTGATTTGTGGGTTTTACCTCTCTCCGGCGACCGCAAACCCATTCTGTTCTTACAAACAGAGTTTAACGAAGTTCGCCCAACAATGTCACCCGGCGGCAAGTG
The genomic region above belongs to Ignavibacteriales bacterium and contains:
- a CDS encoding protein kinase; this translates as MIGTTVSHYRILEKLGEGGMGVVYKAQDTNLDRFVALKFLPPHVAASRDDKARFLQEAKAVASLAHPNICTIHSVEEEDGKAFIVMEYVEGKTLKDMDQNVPLKQAVEIGTQVADGLAAAHEKGVVHRDIKPDNIMIRKDGRVQIMDFGLAKLKGVSRLTKEGSTVGTAGYMSPEQVQGQETDHRTDIFSLGVVLYELFTGESPFKGVHETAISYEIVNVDPAPLSAVKPEIDPQLDAIILECLEKEPSERYQSVAEVAKELRRFKRESSRSRVSRVSVARPIYKSDNAASASAEMKPKIRITRREFAAWILAGVLLVSSVVVAYFSLRESEVFVTRSSILPPEKTTFNADLGGHIALSPNGKLLAFVGQDSARKSNVWVRPLNALSGQMLSGTEGAQYPFWSPDSRFIGFFAGGKLRKIEASGGPPQTICEASDARGGTWNRDGVVVFTAAGNTPLSRVSAAGGSPTVLTKFDSSRQEISHRWPWFLPDGKHFLFGVQTTQTGAAEGDLICVGSLDGTENNTLLHASSNMAYAAGHVLFLREQSLMAQPFDVKSLSFTGDAFPVAEQVQFFANRNKAIFTVSDNGVLAFQTGGISGSSQLIWYDRTGKELERVDKPGNFGNFRLSPDAKNLAVDVSDTKSRNVDLWVYDLARKVSTRFTFDPAVEAYPVWSPDGNRIVFNSNRKSLFNLYQRASSGAGSEELLLESDHTKIPTDWSADGRFLLYFTFGDQKTGTDLWVLPLSGDRKPILFLQTEFNEVRPTMSPGGKWIAYQSNESGTNQVYVRPFPGPGGKYQVSTTPGSRPRWRKDGKELYYLGADGRLMAAEVASIGETFVVGAVRPLFATRAVTGLTTSYDVTADGKRFLVNTVLGETLSFPITLVVNWDAELKKK